In a single window of the Botrytis cinerea B05.10 chromosome 12, complete sequence genome:
- the Bcmtr3 gene encoding Bcmtr3: MSDRRRINGPPGGTNPPVFLKYLTKDSKNRPERPSRNRQPNVLRKIFLKTGVTPSASGSAYLELEPSQPSNQSAPGLASLSTSGLKLACTVHGPRPLPKSAAFSPHMILQTHVKYAPFAARRRRGYVRDTSERDLGVHLETALRGVIIGDRWPKSGVEINITILEGEEDHWWGDDKSFGSLTAGGWGMMSVLSGCITVASAAIADAGIDCVDVVSGGVAALVRSPATPEQDGSTELVLDPVPSEHKEILAACIVAYLPARDEITDLWVKGDISHSTESNTDDPSYEKLTENAVQAALGAHRVLIGALKETADIKFRR; this comes from the exons atGTCTGATCGAAGGAGAATAAATGGTCCCCCTGGTGGAACAAATCCACCAGTATTTTTAAAGTATCTTACCAAAGATTCAAAGAATCGTCCAGAACGACCTTCGAGGAACAGGCAACCCAATGTTTTGAGGAAAATCT TTTTAAAAACCGGTGTAACACCATCAGCCTCAGGATCTGCATATCTCGAACTTGAACCATCTCAGCCCTCGAATCAATCTGCTCCAGGCCTTGCTTCCCTCTCTACATCCGGTCTCAAGCTTGCATGTACCGTCCATGGCCCTCGACCATTACCTAAATCTGCCGCATTTTCACCACATATGATCCTACAGACGCATGTCAAATATGCGCCGTTTGCAGCGCGAAGAAGACGCGGATATGTCAGAGACACAAGTGAAAGGGATCTTGGAGTGCATCTGGAAACCGCATTGAGAGGTGTAATCATTGGTGATAGATGGCCTAAGAGTGGAGTGGAGATAAATATTACGATTCttgaaggggaagaggacCATTGGTGGGGTGATGATAAATCTTTCGGTTCGTTGACTGCCGGTGGATGGGGTATGATGAGTGTTCTCAGTGGCTGTATCACTGTTGCTTCTGCAGCTATTGCCGATGCTGGAATCGattgtgttgatgttgtttctGGCGGAGTCGCCGCATTAGTACGTTCACCGGCCACTCCAGAGCAGGATGGTTCTACCGAATTGGTTTTGGATCCAGTACCATCTGAACATAAGGAGATTCTAGCTGCATGTATTGTGGCATATCTTCCAGCTCGAGATGAGATCACAGACCTTTGGGTGAAAGGAGATATTAGCCACTCAACTGAGTCTAATACTGATGATCCATCTTATGAAAAACTTACGGAGAATGCGGTACAGGCAGCTTTGGGTGCACATAGAGTTCTCATCGGAGCTCTAAAGGAAACTgcagatatcaaattcaGAAGATGA
- the Bcelp4 gene encoding Bcelp4, translating into MAFRKRNVAIAQPGIQSSQIPIPEKVAPIPGIRPSPLDGRPTTSTGIRSLDSILAGHAGLALGTSLLLEESGTTDFGGTLLKYYAAEGVLQGHHIHVLGMHQGWGRELPGMGVAEGSSSKKDAESKAADDKMKIAWRYERLGEFGASGARERNTVQSSTGSSGPPSIFCHDFDLSKRLIPPSSTQMHFIPTILRPDFEFADTANETKSPFTPFLQHLSTQLSRTPPTTIHRIIIPSLLSPALYPSHASLPHHVLPFLHALRALLRQYPTRLTLMLTLPLPLHPRTTALTKWIELLSDGVLEIAPFPSIAIIPKATPSSSSNPAQEEPPQGMLKIHRLPIFHEKGGGSAGFAGDDLAFSLSRRKGLVIKPYSLPPVEDEGEEQKGGIDIDGKGGKATKVDIEF; encoded by the exons ATGGCTTTTCGAAAACGCAACGTAGCAATCGCGCAGCCAGGAATTCAAAGCTCGCAGATTCCGATTCCGGAAAAAGTAGCACCGATTCCTGGTATTCGTCCCTCACCACTCGATGGCCGGCCAACGACATCGACGGGCATCCGTTCGCTCGATTCTATACTGGCTGGCCATGCGGGACTTGCACTCGGCACTTCGTTGCTACTTGAGGAGAGCGGAACTACAGATTTTGGGGGCACGTTGTTGAAATATTATGCTGCGGAGGGGGTGTTGCAAGGGCATCACATTCATGTTTTGGGAATGCATCaaggatggggaagagaatTGCCTGGAATGGGTGTTGCAGAGGGATCATCTTCGAAGAAAGATGCGGAGAGTAAGGCGGCAGATGATAAGATGAAGATTGCGTGGAGATATGAGAGATTGGGGGAATTTGGGGCGAGTGGTGCTAGAG AGAGAAATACCGTGCAATCGAGTACAGGTTCTTCAGGACCACCTTCAATATTCTGTCACGACTTCGATCTTAGTAAACGATTGATTCCACCTTCGTCTACTCAAATGCATTTCATTCCCACGATTCTCAGACCCGACTTCGAATTTGCAGACACAGCAAATGAAACAAAATCTCCCTTTACACCATTCCTTCAACATCTCTCGACTCAACTCTCTCGAACCCCTCCTACAACTATCCACCGCATCATaattccctccctcctctcacCAGCTCTATACCCCTCACATGCCTCTCTCCCCCACCACgtcctccccttcctccaCGCTCTCCGCGCTCTACTTCGCCAATACCCCACCCGATTAACTCTCATGCTtaccctccctctccccctaCACCCCCGCACCACCGCCCTCACAAAATGGATCGAGCTCCTCAGCGACGGCGTCCTCGAAATCgccccattcccatccataGCCATCATCCCCAAAGCCACACCCTCCAGCTCCTCCAATCCCGCTCAAGAAGAGCCTCCACAAGGCATGCTCAAAATCCATCGCCTCCCCATATTCCACGAAAAGGGCGGCGGAAGCGCTGGGTTCGCTGGGGACGATTTGGCATTCTCGTTAAGTAGAAGAAAGGGACTCGTGATCAAACCCTACAGCTTACCACCCGTCGAAGACGAAGGAGAAGAACAAAAGGGTGGAATCGACATCGATGGAAAAGGAGGAAAAGCCACCAAAGTCGACATAGAATTTTAG
- the Bcrpb8 gene encoding Bcrpb8 yields the protein MSGPQDAQLFDEHFTVNELDHKKYVRVGRIKATSTVDHSVSMLLDINTELFPLAVGDNIRVVLATSLNLDGTKDDGKGWRDANRMGLGGEASLADMFDYVCHGKIYKFEDQENSDLIKAYISFGGLLMGLEGPYKKLTPLRVDYVYLLVKK from the exons ATGTCTGGTCCTCAAGACGCGCAACTTTTCGACGAGCACTTCACCGTCAACGAATTGGACCATAAGAAATATGTACGAGTAGGACGCATCAAGGCCACCTCCACGGTCGACCATTCCGTGTCGATGCTTTTGGATATCAATACCGAGCTATTCCCCTTAGCCGTCGGCGACAACATTCGCGTTGTGCTTGCGACATCTCTGAATTTGGATGGCACAAAGGATGACGGAAAGGGATGGAGAGATGCTAACCGCATGGGATTGGGGGGTGAGGCCTCGCTTGCGGATATGTTTGATTATGTTTGTCATGGGAAGATTTACAAGTTTGAGGATCAGGAGAACAGTGATCTTAT TAAGGCATACATCTCCTTCGGCGGATTGTTAATGGGATTGGAGGGTCCTTACAAGAAGCTTACACCTTTAAGAGTCGACTATGTCTATCTTCTCGTCAAGAAATAG